In Zingiber officinale cultivar Zhangliang chromosome 9B, Zo_v1.1, whole genome shotgun sequence, the genomic window gaacataaaaaaaaaatgttagtcatgccaagactgagatcactcatctatctatcatttcaacctaataaattagttactttggttttACAAAGTCTCCCAATTGTGTAGGAAGATCACAGAAGAATATTCCTGATAAAAGTTAACTTTCTTTAGTAGAAACAACCAATAGCGCTATAACAAATCCAGGAACAGCAACCAACCATTAGTCACTAATATATGAAGAGATTGCAAATGGAAGTGAACTTAAAGAAACAAAAAGAGCAAATAAAAATCAACTAGACAGCAATGGATCCAACATAAAAAATTGTGCAAaaactaataaataataataagggtTACAAATCACTCCTACACAATCAACACTACACTTGCTTCCAACTAAGAGAGCCTATAATTAAACAATCAAAAGTGTACCAATAATTCTCCTTTCTGATAAATAGctgtaataataaatcaaaagcaTAGCATGTTGTGCTCATATAGCTAACAATAAAAGTGAAACAAAAAAATATAGCTCTTGGGAATTAACTGACACGTATGGTAAACATGACCACCAAATCAAAGATGAAGTGTGTGAAAAATACCTTtggtttctcttcctcctttggttTCAGTAGCTCTTCCTTTGAAATAGCTTTCCCTGCAGAAAATAATTCAGTCACTCAGCAGTCAGAAACATGCAAATATAAAACTACAAAACCGGTAGAATCTGGGCTTCCAAATGTAcatgaaaaaatttcaaattcaatgctGTGTCAGAGAACTCAAACCTTTTGCATCACGATATACTGGTTCTGCACTTTTACCACTCAAACTAGGATCCAAGGATGCAAATCTGGGACAAAAAAACAAAGAATAGTGAACATATATATACCAGTCGTGAAGGCATACTCAGCCGATGTCGTATCCGTTTCCCAGTCCTTCCATCTGTGTATCTGCCCAAGAGAAGATTATCAATGCAAAGTGGATACTGCAACAGCTAAACTAAATCATCCTCAGGCAATGCTATGGAATTATTCAGAATGATACATAATGTAATCCACTACTCTGTCACTGCAGATTCACCTTTGCTCTTCCAAGGACCATTATAAGAGCACTATTTACCACATGAAACTCAGCCAAAAAGAAGATCAGAATGTGCAACTGGTGCAAGCCTGTGGCAGTAATCAGTTGCTCCTTTTCCTACAAGTGATCGCAACTGAACATTTTAGTGAAAGCTTCTTAGATTTTGTTTACAATAGATTATTTTCAACCAAACAATCAGAGAATTGGAAGTTGCTGTGCACTACTTACTCACTGGGGGGCATTCAACCACTGAATCACCAGCAGCTAAAATCCTGCGCTTCAGGTGTGACTCCGTCAGCACCAGCGTGAGCAGCCGCCTTTTATTTCTGCCAGTTGACTCTGCATCAGGGCGACATGGCAGCATAGAATCTGCAACTGCCTTTGGCACGCAGATTTTCGCGATCTGGTCCTGACTAAATGTCAACAGCAAGGAGATGAAGCCGAGAATCATCAACTCTGCGAAAACCACAATGGATCACAGAGTTACAGTAATTCATCTATTCCGGATACCATGCACGTCGAAAGAGTGCTCCAATTTAGGTATGAACTTTCTGGTTTTACCGGCTTTCACCTTCTCAAGAACTTCAAAAAGAGTTCTCTTTTGCCTCTTGATAAACCACTGACAACGAAGTCAAAGCAGATGTAACTGTCAGTCATATGAGAAAATGATGCTAATGCAGGACAAGATGGAGTAGCATAATTCCTTTGAAATGAAAAAGATAAGCCATTCAAGGATCTGAAGTATGAAATTATCAGGACAATTTCTCACTTGCAGCCCCAGACATTCCAGAAACTGAAAAATGATTAATCTTTAAGATATAAACTGAGAATTTATAAAACCATGCTTCCTCGTGAAACATGACTGATAACTCGTAAAGAAACCGCTTTCGCTTCATTTAATTTCTTGATGTTACTGATAACTCCCAAAGAAAAGCTAAAAGGTCCTGAACTATGGAATTTGTGAATTTTCAGGCCAGTTGCAATAGCGTCAACTAATTTACGAAaacaattttttgaaattttgtttaaaCAGACAACATCTAGCAAGgccaagacaaaagaaaaggtaaataTCACGCATTACTAGTACTAACCTCATTGTCAAAATAACAGATCTTAGCTACCAGTGAAATTCCTGATTATGTTTTTCCTGTGTATAGAAATACACATGATAAAAGTGTTAACTTCGAACACAATTTAGCAGCAAAAAACTGAATATTTACAGATAGCACAAGCTTAAATTCTAAACCATTTGTTCAGGAATGCATATAGGGAGGTACAAATACAATGATGATTTCATCAGGGGGAAAAAAATTGAAGCACACTTCTCCAAAAAGAAATGGCAATACAATATATAGATAGCAGACAataaataatcaaacaaagttCACAAACTTCTAGAGGTAAATTGGAACATACTAGTAACACAGAAATGAAGCATATTATAATTCAATTATAATCAATTTAAATATGTTTGATGGTGTTAGTCAATAGTTCCCCCGAATTATTTGATCTAGGACAACACCAACTTGTGCCACTATGGTAAATGCCAACATCCTCCGCATCTACACATCTGACGGGAGTAGAATGGAAGGGGCTCCCAAAATCTGAGCATTCACTAGCTTTAACTCAGAGCAAACAATATGAAGGCACATAATAGTGAAGACCTTGTCAGAACTATTCTAAATGACCTTGACAATTGAAGTGATTTATAAAATACTACAGTCAACTCAAAAATCTAAAGTCAACCAATGTGAGTAACTATCCCAATGTCTTATCTTAATTGGAAGAGATCGCCGATTACATCATGAACCACAAACCAAACTCAAACTATTGCAGCACGCAAAGCGTAGTTCTTTCCTTTCAATTTCTTCATAGTAATAGTAATGGACACAACGGGGCTTGAAAGATCAGTAATAGGAGACATTAAGGAGGTAGTCAAAGAGTTTGACTTTTTACCATGTACAAAGTACAAAATACAATGTACAAAATGTGACACCAAAGTTACAATGGAGATTAGATCAAGTGGTCAATGACAAATACAAAACCTGATGGTGAATCTATTGTTGAAAGGATGAACCAAAATTGCACCAGTATCTTGCTGAACTTTCTCAGTAATACTCTCTCTTGATTGGATCGTTGATTCACTCCAGAAGATTTGACCACCATACCGCCTGACATTCTCAACCTTGCATTTTGGAGCATTTTTCGGTATGACAACATATGCTGGGATTCCACGGAGCTTTGCAGCCAAAGCCACTGCTGCAGCATGGTTACCACTGCAATAAAAAACTATATTACCGACCTAAGaaaaaacaagaataacaaaaaACAAAGGCATACTAAAAATAAATCACATTATTGTTTGAAATTATATGGAGATAACCTGCTGTGTGTCAAAACGCCTTTGGCAGCTTGATCATCAGAAAGGGAGAATATAGCATTTGAAGCTCCCCTAATCTTAAAGGCTCCTctgaaataaaattgataaagttGCTAACTACTAAATATTCTGATTCTTCATAAATTGTTCGAGATAATTGCCTTATTCAAGATAGGATCTCTACCCTTTTTGAAAGCATTCACACTTGAAATACAACCGTTTGGAAGCTATAGAATCTAAAGACTTCGAGGTAAGCACTGGAGTTTCATGAATATATGGAGCAATACGGACTCTCGCCTCCCTTATGGAAGCAATATCAGCAGCATAGTTATCGTTTTTCACTTGTTTCCCATTGTCCATTAGACCTATCCACAGCAACAAATGCTTCAGTATGTTTTGCACGTATCTATATAGTTAATGGTAAAAATTGCACTTTTTCCAACTATACCGATGAATTTAAACAAGTGGTGAGAAATCCTAATCCACACACAAAAAAACTAGTCAACGATGACAGAAATCTACCGTAGAAAAGCatgtaaccaaaaaaaaaatctcattcagGCATTTCCACAAGTAACCTGCCTACCAAATTGATCCGGAGCTGATATaacaaaaattgagagacgaaatGGAGAACATAGAAAAGAGAGAGGAGCAGTCGACCTCTAAGAGATAAACAACGATCGTGGTTCTCCGGCGTGAAGTCCAGCGGCGGAGGAGGTTTCACGGCGAGGAAGGTGCAGTGGCTCGCGGCGAGGAAGGTGGCTGGTCGCGAAGAGGAGCTCGCTCGTGGAGAGGGCGGTGGCTCGCGGAGAGGAAGGTGGCTagggctcgcggagaggagctcGCTCACGGACGGTGCTTTTTTTGATGCGACGcggcttttttttttcttcttccgcggACTGGACCAACAAAAACAACAAGCGAGACTGCGAGCAACGTGGCCGAGGTTTCACAAcgtggacggagaagcaagggcgtcgatctaggaaggagaagaggcagatgaggttgagagagatggtcggaggtttaggtttaggtttagacgagagagatggtcgcgtgaggaaggggcgcgatatagatttaggtttggagggagcAAATTTTGGCTgtgggaatattaaaatattttattttggttcattaacaccggattttaaaaaccgcagttaaaatcggtgtctattaacgaaaaaaaatgcgctcatagacatcgcctaaaaaaccgatgtctatgagctaaaatctacgctcatagacaccggtttttgaaaaaaccggtgtaaaatactcaaagacattggtttttgcttaaaaccgttgttgttccactgatgtctatgagggtttttgttgtagtgtgtactgtgagtgaggagagtggacccttggattagtcacctcaaggaggtagataccaagtgaAATCAAGGGTGTTAGCATTACTTCAAGTTTTCCACTGCAATAATTCATCCACGAAGTGATTCAAGCTAATCATCCCACCTCTAGCTCCCAAAGTGCCCtaaaaagtggtatcagagtgaggtcactCTTCATTGGACTAATCGTAGAGAgagtacactacaacaaaaactgcaaacgacaacggataatatccgttgtcgtagggtcaaaaaaccgttgtaactgagggtgttgtagaaagtagtgccctacgacaacggttttaaatccGTTGTCTTTATAGACattcgacaacggtttttatccgttgttgtttatatgctcaaattttatttacgaaggatacgacaacgttttaaaaccgttgtggaagataatttcgacaacagatataaaccgttgtggtagattctttttacaacagatataaaccgttgtggtagactctttttacaacagatatgaatggtgtggtatataattttaatatgttttacaacggataaaaccgttgtcttttatcattttttacaaaaaaaaatccgTTGTGGTTACGCactttttacaacagttttaatcattgtctttaatgttcatgatGTAATAtgataataccaaacaaccaatctttatttaatataagtaaaccaccaatacaaaactaaatccaAAATATGACagctaaaatataaaaaatgagtTGTACTCATCAAACTTAGTAGTATTAAACCATAAATCACATGCTTTCCATTACTGTTTTTCATATGACTTTTACACATTAGCAAGGCAAGATGgaacctaacaaagctcactccttgcatcaaaaatctcaagcctcacgaattgcccgaGTTACGTACCTATAAGAGAAAAATTAGacaaaacttatcaaagaaaaatataaaatataagaaaaaagataatTGTAGTAAGTACTGCATGAActgtaaacagaaaataaatatttcaCATAGCTCTAATATCTGGACATGAGAGAAGAATTTCCAAAATTCCAGGACAACACTCAATGTCTGTAAAACGAAAGAGAAAAAACTTATTCAATACAAaattatgcaatacaaacttataatCTCTaggaaataaaacttatgcaatagaaacttatgcaatacaagcaatttaaccaacttagagtTGTCTTGGTAACTTCCATGTGCACCATATCAATCACTtttaaaccttttatagaaagtgacATAAGAAACTACCATGTGCACCTGCATTTATACTTCAATAGTGAGGGAGTTAGGCTTAATGGTCTAAAAATAGGAACTAATGTAATAAAAACCAACAGTAGATACAGGAACTAAAGAAAAGCAGAATTcagaactgattttaaaatgagAGGGATAAAATGAAAGATATTTTCAAGTGACTAATGCATATCATCCAGTTCAGAGTTCTGGTATGACTTGAAATTACAATGATCTAAAAACAATTTATCTAAGAAAAGTGTAAAACTAACAAATGACTGGTGATTTCAGGATTTAGTATTTGTATGATCTATCAAAAGATTTTCTTTCAAGTTCTTGTTTTATGTTACCTTTATGACAAGGTTATCCAGCAGTTTGTGGATGAACATAAGATCCACTCTTTGCATATTACATTCTTTGGCTAAAACAGAAAGTAGTTGCCAAGCTACCTCAGAGGTAATAAGTTCTCTCCCATGCTGTCCAAAGCTCTGGAATACAAGGAATGTTCTGTCACGAATATGAACCATTAAAATCTGACAAAATTGCATTAAACATCATGCAAAGGATATCATACAACTTGAATGACTTTAAGTTTTTTTTCACttttagaatatttaaattttagataaacTCTTCACTTTGAAAATGAGTTAGATGCAAAGAAAGTACCATAATTACTTTGGATATCCAAGTTTTGTACCTCTTATTTAGCACAACTTGATGCTATTATTACTTCACCATGTAAATATCTGTCAGATGTAAATTCATACTACTTACCAGAAGTATCCTAAACTTTGATTGGTCATCTACATCCTCCGTATGTTGATTGTATGTGACAACCAAAATCTCTGCAGCATAGCCCTTATtgccttcttttatagtttcCATCTTATACCAATGATTTTACTCGGCTCAGAAATCATCAagaaactaagtgtttgaaaaaggaCAATAAGCTGAGCCACTTACAGTCAAAGTATCTGGATGTCGAACTACCGTCGCCTTAATTTCTTTCAATAAAGCATCACTGAAGAGTTTCACAAGATAACATTTCGGTAAGGAAACTAGAGAAATaatgatataaaaaatttaagataACTCTTATAACTGGAAACATGAATAGCACAACATTCATCAAAATTATCGATTGTCCAAAGAAGAACATGCCTCCACGCGTCAAAATAGAGCAATCACAAGATGACAATTTTCAAacccttaaaaaaaacttattcaatacaaacttatagtctgtaagaaataaaatttatgcaatacaagcaatttaacCAACCATATCAATCACCtttaaaccttttatagaaagtgacATAAGAAACTACCATGTGCACCTGTATTTATACTTCAATAGTGAGGGAGTTAGACTTAATGGTCTAAAAATAGGAACtaatatgtcaaatattaccattgagcTAAGTGAATCCTTCTCGCTGGTagcatttccttcaataatttctctcataaatttcatcacataaaacTCACATTGTTTCGCATTAGGTTGTcgaggaccctatgttaacaaaaaattGTCAATGAATAAtgcatatttaaatatttttttaattaatcacaaGTAGACATATGTGTGTATATAATATACAAACCTTTACAACTTTCCACGTAggcttcttttttccttttctttccttgttcgaattgaacaatttcaagctCCTTCGTACAACAAGAATTGCTTGTGCAACTCCCTATGCAATTTCTGCAATTAAGAAATCATAACTCTTGTTAGATAGAAAATGTATATGAAGAAATACAAAAAGTGTATTAATTAATAGACAATAAGTAACTTATTAGCAAAAAGTGATAGAactaataaataatatatttattcatgGAAAGCTTACAGTAGACAATAAGTAACTTATTTGCAAAAAGTGGTAGAACAAATAATGAAGCGTGCAAAATGGATTTATTGATAGAAAGCTTACCAGCCCAAAATAGGGGAACTCCACACAGTAAGATATAGAGTATAACTCCAGCACTTGATATATCAAGTTCTGGTCCATAATTCCATTTAAAAACTTATGGAGCCATGTAATAAGGGCTTCCAACTATCTCAGAAAATCTTTCACCTAGAATTGTggtaaaaagagaaaaataaataaatagagcaCGTtcttatggtaaaactaaactccAAGTTAGGTTATTGAATGGAAGTGatcattaatgaggctcaacAAGAATGAAGATCATTAGTATGCATTCATATGGTAACTAATCATTATGTTATggagaaattttttcaaaaagatCAATAATCAATAATAACtaggaagatttttttttctttgagatCTTCAATTGACAAACTATGGGCTTTATCTAATGGCATCCCAAGGTGCGCAGCCACAAACTCTCTCTTTGGAAAAGCTATACAAACACTCATTTCATGCTCCCGGTCTAACGAACGACCTTGATCTACATCTTAGTGTATCCTTGAGCCATTTTTTGACACAAACACATCAAAAATGGGAAACCACATAAAACATAAAATAGCATAGAGATAAATAAAGTATAAATAAACATGAAAATTGCAAATTAACCATcatgaaaatatgcactgaattgAATAGTCATGGAACTATGTATTTTATTTGGACAATCTCTTTGGTATATTCCAGACAAATATCCACCGCTATAGCATTTGAAAAACTACAATAAAGTAAGCAATTTTAATGTGGATCAAGAAATGCTCTCACCAGGCTGGAAGAATATTGACAACCCAAAGTCAATTGCCTTCAAGGGTGAGTTCTCCTTCTTGTTTGAAAACAAGAAATTCTCTGGCTCGAGGTCTCGATGGATCACCCCATGGCAATGGCAGAGTTGCACGACCTCAACAATGGTCTTCATGACCACAGCTGCCGCGCGCTCTGACTAGTGGCCCCTCGCCACAATGCGGTCAAAGAGCTCCCCGCCCTCACACAGCTCCATGATCAAATGCACAACTCCGTCATCCTCGCACGCCTCCCGTAGGCTCACGATGCTGGAGCTCCTCGGCAGGTGCCGCGTTATCAGCTACAGAGAGTAGTCCCCATAAGGGTTACACGGCAGTGCACTTAAGATACTCAACCCAAAGCTAAAATATCACCAGTAAATTTTACTCTGATCCACGAATATGGCAAAAGAAAGATGAAATCAGTAGTTCTTTTATGTTCTTTTGTGTAGACAAGTCAAAAGTTGGATGTGGAACAGATGgatcaattttttattattttctttgccaAATAATGAGGAAAGACGGATATCTGAAGACATGAATATGAGCATTCGCCTTCAAAACTCAAATCATTCtctctaaaaaaataattaaatgatttCCTTCTAATCTATcccttttctttttaatttatcgtGGCCGAAAAATCAAACTAATAAACAACAGAAACGGGTCAAAGTACACAATTTTCCACAAACCAGAGCACAAAGTCAAAGTTTCACTACACATGCATGAGAAAAACAAGCTACAGCATTAAAATCCATACCAAAAAATGTCTATGCGTGTGGAACAACATCAACACCATAAACGAAATAAATCCGTTCTAatcgaagaggaggagagggattaGGAACGTACCAGAAAGCGGTATAGCTGTAGAACCTGACGCCGACGGACATGAGGAGTAGGGCGGCGGAGGAGAAGATCGCCTGCCCCAACCTGAGGGACAAGCTGGTTGTGGTTCCGACGGAACCCTACGTCTCATCCATCGCACGGCGAGGAGCGGCTCAAGGGCATGATATCCTCGATGGGAGGAGCGATCGCGGCGGCGCTCATCTTACTCCCGCCCCGCCTTCTCCCCTTCCTCCATTCAATCTCATGCCCTTCCCCTTCTTTGACCTAACATTACGGAAGTGACTAGGGTTTCACATCAAATCAACCTCTCGCAACCACAACAAAAAAGAACCATTTTTTCCCATTTGATTGGGGAAAAAGAGACGAAAGCAACTGAGAAAGCGTCCGATTGAGGCAAGGTAAAACTTTTATCTCCGACTGGGCcacaaaaaaaaagaaacgaGAGGAGAGTGCACCGTCGTAGAGGAAGATCcagcggaggcggaggcggaggcggacAGTCGGTCGACAGGAtagcgtgaagagattgtatgaggagagggaaagaaaaatggctagGGGTGGGGAATGCGAAGGGGAAAACATGGCGCCGAAAagagagagggaaagcaaaactgcACGCGAGGGGAAAAAAagaccaaattcaattacaacgctttttatcaaaactgttgtcgtagccgctaaaaacgcggataaagacaacggtttataaaaccgttgtaaaaagtgttgtcgttttaaaaaaatattgctcaatgacaacagttttgccaaaaccgttgtcttttatatttaatggggagttcaaagacaacggttttggcaaaaaccgttgtctttgagtaaatacgcaacgctttatcttaaaaccgttgtcgtaggggtgttgtagtttgcagtttttgttgtagtggtaatgagctagaggaggaagaagaagtttgaAGCTTGAAGCTCTTATTTCTACAAGTCAAGAAATTATCATTAAAGATCTCAAGTTCAAAAATGGAGTGTCGAGATGGATTCGGATATGATATTTGAGTACCTCTCCACCATTCGGAATtagaagcttcgatctttggaaatcaaaggtCAAAAACtacttcatgatggagatagagcaatgatttgctctgatggatggttttgaagctccaagagATTCAAAGGGAAAGCTCCTCAAGAATAAGAAATAGAATGAGGAGCAAATTAAGAGATGTGAGACAAATGAGAAAGTAAccaaattattagttaatttattatTGAACACCATCTTATGTAAGATTGGAGAATAttaagatgccaaggagctattgAGCAAGTTGGCACAACTTCATGAAGATCCCTCTACTTTgccaaatcaagacaaatccaaagagggagaattattggatcaagaggaagaagattcaGGAGTTGAAAGATATTCAACATCGAAGAAGAAATTCAAGAAGCattcacctcaaggattgagggggagcatcaaTTATTGAAATCAGAGCAAGAAGAATCTTCTACTTCtaggtcaaaagaagaagaaccaTATATCACCTCTATAAGCAAAggtatttcaatttcaaattgtaaaaataaaaatcatattatttgttttgagtgtaggaagaatggacactataagagcaaatatccaaaattggtcaagaagaagggccaagtggtacccaagggcaaggagaagctaaaGGAGGCCTTATCTAGTAtatgcaaaggcaaagagcatattGTGTGTTTCATGTacaatcaaaaagggcattactagaatcaatgtccaaagggaaaACTTAACATGTgaggaagctcaaatcaagggcgaGGTTCCAAGAATAAAATTAAGGTACCATTAATTATAATATCtatttaaataatgataaaaaaatatgttagaaataatttctataattttaatactatttattatgaaaataagaaccatgAAAAACATAAGAAAATTACAAGTAATTTCATGCTAGAACTTTATTGAAGGGTGGaaaggtagataacaatttagACAAAAAATCTAAAGAAATTAGATTTATGTCTAAAAGTAAGAATATCTAAGGCAAtaagggaaaaaaaaattcaaatataagGATTTAAGGAtcgaaaatcaagttttgacgTTAAAACTTGAGAAATTAGAAAAGTcccttaaaaaatagaaaatttgtttaagAGGTCAAAATAATGAAACCTAGGTTTAGGGAGACAAGAGGCATTCAATGGCAAGTGGGATTTGGTGTAGGATATGAAAGAATGCTAAaggggggtgggggtgaatagcgatcatcgAAAATTCGATTTTAAAACAGATTAGCAGCTGAATAAtaagaagcaatgctaacacgatcaagtttttacttggttcggagccttcaacgactcctactctaaggcccacactcatcaagtgcttttgttgggcaatccactaataattcaaaatagttacaaatttcaagtacaagaattgtatataaaaattattgataatgaaAAACTAATTAAAGTTGAAGTTCGGTTGTCGGTGGAGGGTAGCAGCATTATAGGAGCCTTTTCAGAGTACTGAGCGGAAGAGAAAGTCATTGCAGTTATTGTTCTGAAGCTTTAGGTTGAAGGCCTTTAAATAAGCCCATTCAGGGTGCTTGGAACCCCTCCAGACGCCTGACCACGTGGCTCAACCAATCGATGCGCTCCACATTAGCTTGTAGATCAATTTTCGGGTCCGGGAGCCTGGACCGAGTGCGGGTGCCCAGACCGCTTGGGTGCCCATGTCTCTGCCCAGGTGAGCCTAATCTTGGTGCCCCCAGGCACCCACCCTgactccttccgggcgcccgaaccccttTTCTTCATCCTTTCCACCTGCAAGAAAAGATTAGTCCagacaattaaaaaaatatattttactctaTAAAATAGAATTAGTACAACAT contains:
- the LOC122024900 gene encoding serine racemase-like, whose product is MDNGKQVKNDNYAADIASIREARVRIAPYIHETPVLTSKSLDSIASKRLYFKCECFQKGGAFKIRGASNAIFSLSDDQAAKGVLTHSSGNHAAAVALAAKLRGIPAYVVIPKNAPKCKVENVRRYGGQIFWSESTIQSRESITEKVQQDTGAILVHPFNNRFTIRFCICH
- the LOC122024543 gene encoding uncharacterized protein LOC122024543 isoform X3, which translates into the protein MLPARRIHLAQCDALLKEIKATVVRHPDTLTMETIKEGNKGYAAEILVVTYNQHTEDVDDQSKFRILLSFGQHGRELITSEVAWQLLSVLAKECNMQRVDLMFIHKLLDNLVIKVRNSGNS
- the LOC122024543 gene encoding uncharacterized protein LOC122024543 isoform X1 yields the protein MLPARRIHLAQCDALLKEIKATVVRHPDTLTMETIKEGNKGYAAEILVVTYNQHTEDVDDQSKFRILLSFGQHGRELITSEVAWQLLSVLAKECNMQRVDLMFIHKLLDNLVIKTLSVVLEFWKFFSHVQILELCEIFIFCLQFMQYLLQLSFFLYFIFFFDKFCLIFLL
- the LOC122024543 gene encoding uncharacterized protein LOC122024543 isoform X2, with protein sequence MLPARRIHLAQCDALLKEIKATVVRHPDTLTMETIKEGNKGYAAEILVVTYNQHTEDVDDQSKFRILLSFGQHGRELITSEVAWQLLSVLAKECNMQRVDLMFIHKLLDNLVIKVHMVVSYVTFYKRFKSD